The segment ACATCATTGGAAATATCGATTTGGCCATATTCGTTTTTAATTTCAATCGACATTGAGAATTCCTCCTTGAGTCCTATTTCACTCTTTTCATTCTACATGAAACTATTATACAAGAAAAGCAGGTGTTTTGGGTGTAAAGGCTTTTTTCTTGAAAGCATGCTAAAATTAGTTGCAAACAGCATTTGTGTGTGGTAAATTATTAAAGTATGTGAAACGAAAAACGAACTGAAATTCTATCATAATTTTCAGCTTCACTTGTGAGGAGGGACTTACATGCCTAAAGTATGTGCAATTAGTGGACGCAAAGCTCGTTCTGGAAACGCCCGTTCACACGCGTTAAACTCGACAAAACGTACATGGGGAGCAAACCTTCAAAAAGTTCGTATCCTTGTAGACGGTAAACCGAAACGTGTATGGGTTTCTGCAAGAGCAATGAAATCAGGAAAAGTTGAGCGCGTATAACTGCTCATGAATAATGCCAGGCCTGACATTCGTCGGCCTGGCATTTTTTCATTATTTTTAATGTATTGTACTTAACTTCAAAAAGAGATTCCGGAATAAAACTATTCCGGAATCTCTTTTTTGTTGAGCAAGCGGAGCTAAGCGGCTCTTTTCGCTTTTCTTAGTCCAGCTGCAGCGCCTAGTCCCTCGGGGTCTTAAGACAGCCCACCCGTACGGCAAAGACACGCCGTTTCGGTGTTCTGCCTTAAGCCTGTCGGGACTGAACAGGCGCTTCCGCTTTTCTTAGTGTCCAGCTCCTCGAGTCGCTTCGGTCTTGCGGCAAATGGCAGAAAGCGCCATTAACCGCCAGCCCTCCAGCGTTTTTCGGAGCTAAACGGCCGCTTCCGCTTTTCTTAGTTATCCGAGCTTTCGATCATGATGCAGCTGCCTTTTGTAAGCGACACTGTTCCTTCCGTCTTAAGCTCGTTGCTGATAAAGCGGGTGGAGCCAAACGGGATTGTTTCGCTGCTTACTTCGTATTTAAAATCCTTCAAGGTAAATCCATGAACTTCTTCTGCAAATGGGTAAAACGATATATAATGGTATTTTTCATCCGGCTTTACACGATGTATTCCTGGACTTAAAAAACGGATGCGATTCTGGCGGTTGACTAATACGAATTCAATTGCTGGAAACTTTCGCTGGTAGTTATAGATGGCATGAAGGGCACTCATATAATGATCTAGCCTGCCGCCCGTCACTCCTGTGATAATGATTCGCTCCGGAGAAAACCCCATCGCTTTTTCCAACGCCAACTCAGTATCCGTTTCATCTTTTTCAGCTGCCGCCCGGTTTAACTCTGGAAACAATTCTCCGATTTTCTCCATCTCTTCAGTGGAGACAGAATCAAAATCACCTACAGCTGCCACCGGCTGGATACCCCGGTCCAGCAAAACTACTGTACCGGCGTCCACTCCGATAAACAAGGCAGATGGCCATAGAGAGAAATCAGGCATTTCCGCAACCGGTCCCCCTGCTGCCACAACGACAATCACAGAATCGCCTCTTCTCCTACCTGTTTAATGCCCTGCAAGGCTGCTGCACGGTCTTTTTGGCTATAGATGGCAGATCCAGCAACAAAAACATTAGCTCCTGCTTTTGCGCAAGGAACGATCGTTTCTTCGTTGATGCCGCCATCGACTTGGATTTCGATATCCAAGCCTTTTTCATCAATGATTCGGGACAACTGCTCAATTTTCGGAACAACCGAGTGGATGAATTTTTGCCCGCCGAATCCCGGATTGACAGTCATGAATAGCACTAAATCGATATCTTCAAGTATATGCTGGATCGATTCAACCGGTGTATGCGGGTTTAATACCACTCCCGGCTTAACGCCGAATGAACGTATCAATTGAATGGTTCTGTGCAGATGCGGAGCCGCTTCTACATGCACCGTTATATAATCCGCTCCTGCATTTGCAAAATCTTCAATGTACTGATCTGGATTTGCAATCATCAAGTGAACGTCTAACGGAAGGTTGGTCAAAGGGCGCAATGCGTCAACAACAATCGCTCCCATTGTAATATTCGGAACAAAATGGCCATCCATAACATCGATATGAATCCAATCTGCTCCTGCCAGTTCAACTTCCCGGACTTCTTCTCCTAATTTCGAAAAATCTGCTGCTAGTATAGAAGGTGCAATTTTAATCATTAGTATACCTCGGCTTTCGACTCATAATTTCTTCCAAAAATTTCAAATAATGCTTATAACGATATTCTGGAATCTCTTTAGATTCCACGGCTGCCTTGATGGCACATTTGGGTTCATTCAAATGAAGGCACTCCCGAAATTTACAGCCGTTTGATCGCTCTGCCATTTCCGGAAAATAACCGGACAATTCTTCTTTTTCAATTGTGTCAAAATCAAAAGAACTGAATCCAGGTGTATCCGCCAGTAATCCATTGTTCACTTCAATCAGTTCGACATGGCGCGTGGTATGTTTGCCTCGGTTCAGCGCTTTGGAAATATCATCTGTTTTCAGCTTTAACGCCGGTAAAATTGTATTGAGCATCGTTGATTTTCCAACGCCCGACTGGCCAGCCAATACACTGATTTTTCCTTCCAGCACAGGCATTAACCGCTCTTGCAAAGTGGGATCCCCTTTATAAGTTGGAATTACTTCATAGCCGATCTTTTCGTAATCGGCTATGAAGCCTTCCAGTTTTTCTTTTTCGCTGTCTTTTAAAAGGTCCATTTTAGTCAGGCAAATAACAGGTTGTATATTGTGCTGTTCAATTGCTGTCAGGAACCGGTCCAGAAGGAGCGGATGAAAATCAGGCTGTTTTGCAGAAAAAACAAGGATTGCCTGGTCGATGTTCGAAATTGGCGGACGCACTAATTCGTTTTTCCGCTCATGGACATGAGTAATTGTGCCTTCTAAATCATGATCGGCTTCATAATCCACAAAATCTCCAACTAACGGCGAAATTTGCCGATTTCTAAAAACGCCTCGGCCTCTACACTGGATATATCGTTGTCCATTGTCGTCCAGAACGTAATAAAAACCGCTTAGCGCTTTTCTAATTTGACCTTTCGGCATGCTTGCTTTCACTCCTTTTTATTATGTTTATCCCACTTTAAGGGGCAATAGCCCCCTGCTCAGTGAAGTTTTTCCTTATTCCACACTGTCATAGTCTATGGTTTCTTCCAGAATAATAGTCGAGTCACGGACAATTCGGTAAGTGGCACTCTCGCCTTCTGCTATCTGCAATTCCAGTTTACGCGTTTCGTTTTCAGTGATGGTGAATTCTTCTACCGGTTCCACCATTGTATTATTTTGGTCCTGGATATAAATCTGCACCGTCTGTTCGACTGGCTCTTCTCCTTCTGCAGCCGGTTCGGCCGGCTCATATGGAATCTCGACCGTATGAATATAAGTTTTCAGCGGAAGCGGCGCTTTGCCTGAAGACATAACGACTTCTATTGTACTGCCTGCTTCCAACTGTTCTTCTGCAGCCGGGCTTTGAGACAAAACGGTTCCTTCCGGTGCATTTTCAGAAGGCTCTTCTCCAATAATCCGGATATTAAAGCCCGAAGAACGAGCATATTCATTCAAATCTTCTTCGGTATATCCCGTAATATTTTCGACGGTCCGTATATCTTTCCCTTTGCTGACCGTGAATTCAACATCTGTTTCTGAAATGATGATTTCCTCGCCGGCTCTCGGGTCCTGTTCAAGAATCGTCCCGACAGGTTCATCTGAAAATTCCGGCGTTTGCTCAATCGATTTATAATTTTCCTCTTCGAGCGATTCCAATGTTTGTTCAATATCACGGCCAACATAATCCTCAAATTCTTTTGATTCTTTGCCGGTGCTGATAAACAACTGAATTTCCGACTCGCGGTCTCGCATTTTATTAGCCTCGGGAATTGTTCTGATTATTTGTCCTTCTTCGATTTCCTCGGAAGACTGCTGCTGTTCTTCCCCGATGACAAATCCTACTGCCTCTAATTCTTCTATTGCTTCGTCTCGCTCCATTCCGGAAACGTCCGGTACAACTACTTGCCTCGGCCCGAACATTTCAGGAAATGCCAATGCAATGATCAGCCCAACCAGAACCAATAATCCAATAAACATGGCAACTAAAGGTCCTTTTTTCCTTTTTTTCTTAACTGGCTCGGAAGGCTTGTCTTTTTTTTCGATTGAGCCGGCTGGAGCCAGTTCTTTTGTTTTTTCCATGCTCTCGTAAACAACCCGGTCTTTAATGATGGGCATAGCTCTTGTTTCATCCTGGTCAACCGGAACCGTAAATTTAGGTTCATTCAAGCGTTCCGGCAGTAAAACCGTAGCTAAATCCTCTTCCATTTCATTTGCTGATTGATAACGGTGCTGCGGATTTTTAGCAGTGGCTTTGAGCACGACGTTTTCCAGGCTTTGCGGCATTGTTGGAACAAGCTGACGCAAAGAAGGCGTTTCTGTCTGCAAATGCTTTAAGGCAATCGATACTGCAGATTCACCGGAGAATGGCAATCTTCCAGTCAAAAGTTCAAACATCACAATTCCAAGAGAATAAATGTCTGATTTTTTGTTGGCCGTGCCGCCGCGCGCTTGTTCTGGAGACAGGTAATGCACGGTCCCGAGTACCGAGTTCGTTTGTGTATAGGAAGTGGCACTCAATGCCATCGCAATTCCAAAATCGGTGATTTTCACATTTCCTTCTGCATCCATCAAGATATTTTGTGGCTTAATATCGCGATGGACAATCTGGTTTTGGTGAGCATGGGCGAGAGCTGATGTTAACTGCGTCATAATCTTGACCGCTTCTTCAGGGGCCACTGGTGAATGTTCGATTATGTATTCTTTTAAAGTTTTGCCTGGAACATATTCCATTACAAGATAATGAATGGATTCTTCTTCGCCTACATCAAAAATGTTCACGATATTTGGATGAGCGAGGCTGGTGGTCGATAAAGCTTCCCGCTGGAATCGCCGCCGCAGTTCTTCTTCATTAGAAAAATCGTATCTTAAGATTTTTATAGCGATATCCCGGTCCAAAATCATGTCATGGGCCAGATAGACGTTTGACATACCGCCTCCGCCGATCAATTCCAATATCTTATAGCGGCCATTAATACTTCTGCCGATCAACATGGCTACACCTCCTCAGCCTTAGAGGAAAGAAGAACAAATGAAATATTATCTTCTCCTCCCAGTTCATTGGCGAGTTTCACCATTTCTTCACCTTTTTGTGAAAGCGGAACCGGAGATAGAACAATTGATGCGATATCACTTTTCGAAACTTTATTGCTCAAACCATCCGAACAGATAAGCAAGTAAGAAGACGATTCCAAAGAAAAATGGAGAATCTCTCCGTCAATTTCCGGATCAGTCCCAAGTGCTTTCACAATCCAATTTTTCTTAGGATGGGCCTCAGCTTCTTCTTCGCTTATTTCTCCGCTGTCAACCAGTACATTGACGTATGAATGATCACGCGTCAATTGTTCTACTGCTCCGTTTATCACATATGCCCGGCTGTCGCCAATATGGCACATGACGCAATCCTGTTTGTCGATCAACGCCGCAATCAATGTTGTTCCCATTCCTTTGCAATCCGGATGGTTCAAGGCATATTCATAAACGAGCCGATTGACATGTTGAACGTTGACTGAGAGCCATGTTTTTCGTTTGTCCACAGTTAAAAACGTATCTGCTGCTTCCTCAATAAAAAGTCTGCCCAGCGTCGACACCGTCAGTTCGCTCGCTACATCCCCCGCATTATGTCCACCCATGCCATCGGCAACGAGTGCCAACAGCAATCCTTCCGGGCGCCTGAGGACAGCGACACGATCTTCATTTATTTTGCGTTTTCTTCCTGTATCACTTTCCATGACGTATTGAAACAAATCCCGCCACCCC is part of the Planococcus shenhongbingii genome and harbors:
- the rpmB gene encoding 50S ribosomal protein L28, which encodes MPKVCAISGRKARSGNARSHALNSTKRTWGANLQKVRILVDGKPKRVWVSARAMKSGKVERV
- a CDS encoding thiamine diphosphokinase; translation: MIVVVAAGGPVAEMPDFSLWPSALFIGVDAGTVVLLDRGIQPVAAVGDFDSVSTEEMEKIGELFPELNRAAAEKDETDTELALEKAMGFSPERIIITGVTGGRLDHYMSALHAIYNYQRKFPAIEFVLVNRQNRIRFLSPGIHRVKPDEKYHYISFYPFAEEVHGFTLKDFKYEVSSETIPFGSTRFISNELKTEGTVSLTKGSCIMIESSDN
- a CDS encoding Stp1/IreP family PP2C-type Ser/Thr phosphatase, producing the protein MFQYVMESDTGRKRKINEDRVAVLRRPEGLLLALVADGMGGHNAGDVASELTVSTLGRLFIEEAADTFLTVDKRKTWLSVNVQHVNRLVYEYALNHPDCKGMGTTLIAALIDKQDCVMCHIGDSRAYVINGAVEQLTRDHSYVNVLVDSGEISEEEAEAHPKKNWIVKALGTDPEIDGEILHFSLESSSYLLICSDGLSNKVSKSDIASIVLSPVPLSQKGEEMVKLANELGGEDNISFVLLSSKAEEV
- the pknB gene encoding Stk1 family PASTA domain-containing Ser/Thr kinase encodes the protein MLIGRSINGRYKILELIGGGGMSNVYLAHDMILDRDIAIKILRYDFSNEEELRRRFQREALSTTSLAHPNIVNIFDVGEEESIHYLVMEYVPGKTLKEYIIEHSPVAPEEAVKIMTQLTSALAHAHQNQIVHRDIKPQNILMDAEGNVKITDFGIAMALSATSYTQTNSVLGTVHYLSPEQARGGTANKKSDIYSLGIVMFELLTGRLPFSGESAVSIALKHLQTETPSLRQLVPTMPQSLENVVLKATAKNPQHRYQSANEMEEDLATVLLPERLNEPKFTVPVDQDETRAMPIIKDRVVYESMEKTKELAPAGSIEKKDKPSEPVKKKRKKGPLVAMFIGLLVLVGLIIALAFPEMFGPRQVVVPDVSGMERDEAIEELEAVGFVIGEEQQQSSEEIEEGQIIRTIPEANKMRDRESEIQLFISTGKESKEFEDYVGRDIEQTLESLEEENYKSIEQTPEFSDEPVGTILEQDPRAGEEIIISETDVEFTVSKGKDIRTVENITGYTEEDLNEYARSSGFNIRIIGEEPSENAPEGTVLSQSPAAEEQLEAGSTIEVVMSSGKAPLPLKTYIHTVEIPYEPAEPAAEGEEPVEQTVQIYIQDQNNTMVEPVEEFTITENETRKLELQIAEGESATYRIVRDSTIILEETIDYDSVE
- the rpe gene encoding ribulose-phosphate 3-epimerase codes for the protein MIKIAPSILAADFSKLGEEVREVELAGADWIHIDVMDGHFVPNITMGAIVVDALRPLTNLPLDVHLMIANPDQYIEDFANAGADYITVHVEAAPHLHRTIQLIRSFGVKPGVVLNPHTPVESIQHILEDIDLVLFMTVNPGFGGQKFIHSVVPKIEQLSRIIDEKGLDIEIQVDGGINEETIVPCAKAGANVFVAGSAIYSQKDRAAALQGIKQVGEEAIL
- the rsgA gene encoding ribosome small subunit-dependent GTPase A → MPKGQIRKALSGFYYVLDDNGQRYIQCRGRGVFRNRQISPLVGDFVDYEADHDLEGTITHVHERKNELVRPPISNIDQAILVFSAKQPDFHPLLLDRFLTAIEQHNIQPVICLTKMDLLKDSEKEKLEGFIADYEKIGYEVIPTYKGDPTLQERLMPVLEGKISVLAGQSGVGKSTMLNTILPALKLKTDDISKALNRGKHTTRHVELIEVNNGLLADTPGFSSFDFDTIEKEELSGYFPEMAERSNGCKFRECLHLNEPKCAIKAAVESKEIPEYRYKHYLKFLEEIMSRKPRYTND